GCCGAACATGGCCGGCAAGTCGACCTATCTGCGTCAGAACGCGCTCATTGCGCTTTTGGCGCAGACGGGCTCCTACGTTCCCGCGCAGTCCGCCCGCATCGGCGTCATCGACAGGCTGTTCTCGCGCGTCGGCGCCTCTGACGATCTCGCCCGTGGTCGCTCGACCTTCATGGTCGAGATGGTCGAAACTGCGGCGATCTTGAACTGCGCGAGCCCGCGCTCGCTCGTCATTCTCGATGAAATCGGTCGTGGCACGGCGACATTCGACGGACTTTCGATCGCCTGGGCGACGATCGAACATCTGCATGAAGTGAATCGCTCGCGCGCGATCTTCGCCACGCATTTCCACGAATTGACGCAGCTTGCGAAGCGGCTGCCGCGGCTCGTCAATCTGACGATGAAGGTGACCGATCACGCCGGCGACGTCGTGTTTCTGCATGAGGTGATCAAAGGCGCGGCCGACCGCTCCTATGGCGTGCATGTCGCGCAGCTCGCGGGCCTGCCGGCGAGCGTCGTCGCGCGTGCGCATGCGATCCTCGCAGAGTTGGAGGCGGCCGACCGACGCGCGCCGGTCGAGACCTTGATCGACGATTTGCCGCTCTTCGCACGCCTCGCTGAGGCATCGGCGCCGAAGGACGCGTTGCGCGACGCGCTTCAAGAGATTGATCCGGACCAGATGACGCCGCGCGAAGCGCTCGCCGCGCTCTACGAATTGAAGAAAAAACTCTGAAAGCGTTTTTGCGGTTTGAAGCCGAGCTTCAAGGGTCGTGACTAAGTCGCAGACCGCGGCGCGTTTGGCGCACACACTCAAATCCATCGAGCCTCGTTGCGTTCTTCCGTCGACGCCAAGGCGTGTCGAACGAAGGCGCAAGGATCGGGGCTATACGGCGGCGCCGTCTGCGGGCTTCGCTCAGCATGTCCGTCTCTCATCCGACGGCGCCGCCAAATACTCTGACATCGGAGAATGTGTGATGATTCTCGTGTTGATCTTCGTCGGCGTCGCTTTGGCGACGGGCGGCGTGCTCTCATTGCTCGACGGACAGTTCAGGGTCAGCAAGGTGACGGCTGTCATGGCCTTCGTCGGCGGATTGATCATGGTCGTTGGAGCCGAAGCCGGACTGATCGGCTCCAGCTCGTCCTTCTTCAAAGCGCAGCAGATTAAAACGTCGGCCTGCGAATTGGACGGCGAGTCGGCATATCCCGAAAATCGCCGCTTGGATCCAAATCACCTGATCCGCAAATATATTTTGGGGTGCATGGAGCGGTCGGGCTATGCCTGGACAAGCGATCACGAGCACTGCAAGGAAGCGCCGCTCGCCACAAATCCTCTGTGCTATTTGCCGACCGGCCTTTTCGATCGCGCGGTGACGCGAGTCCAAGTCGCCTTTGAGTGATTCAAAAATCCGTTTGAACGGAACGGCTGTCATTCCCGACGCGCGCGAAGCGCGTGATCGGGAATCCAGAGCACGACCAGCATTCTTGGATTGACTCTGGATTCCCGGTCAGGCCTTCGGCCTGCCGGGAATGACAAGGTCCAGGCGACGGATCAGCCCGAGTCCATATGAGAGTGTAACGCCTAACGAATATAGCGCGCGAAGACGAATTGCGTGTCGCCGTAGCGGCGTTCGTCTTCACGCAGCAAATTCGGCGGCAGGTTGATTTGCGCCCTGGCGCTTTCTTCGACGACGACGATGGCGTCCGGCGCAAGCCAGCCGCCATCGACAAGCGCGATGAGCGCTTGCGTCGCGAGATCCTTGCCGTAAGGCGGATCAAGAAAGGCGAGCGAAAACGTTTCGCCCGCCGGCGCGGCGCCGAGCTTGGTGGCGTCCCGGCGAAAGATGCGCGTGACGCCGCCAAGCCCCAGCGCTTCGATATTGGCGCGCAGCAGCGCGCGCGCCTCGGCGCCGTCATCGACGAAAAGCGCCCGCGCCGCGCCGCGCGACACGGCCTCAAGCCCGAGCGCGCCGGCGCCGGCGAAGAGATCGACGACATTCGCGCCCGCAACCGGATCGCCGAAGCGATGCGCGAGAATGTCGAAAACCGATTCGCGCAGCCGTTCGGAGGTTGGTCGAATCGCCTGCGAACGTGGTCCCGAAAGCGCCCGACCGCGCAGGGCGCCGCCAACGATGCGCATGGTCTATGCGCCGCGCGGCTTGCGTGGTCCCTTCGGCGGCCCTTTGCGCGGCCCCTTGAAGGGTCCTTTGGGCGGTCCTTTGCGCGGCGCGCCTCGGCCGCCCGCGGGACCTTTGCCTGGTCCGCTGCGTGGGCTTTTGTGCGGACCCCGAGACGGTCCGCCGCTGCGCGAGGGCCGCGCGTCTCCGCCCGAGCGAGGCAGATCGAATTTGCGCTCGCGAGGCGCGCGCTCGCCTGCCGAAAATTCGCGCTCGCCGCTGCGGGGCGGGCGCTTGTCGAATGTCCGTGGCCGCTCCTGGCGCGTCGCGCCGGCGCCGCGCGTGTCCCGTCGCGCCTCGTCGCCGTCGCGTCGCGGCGGACGCTTGTCGAACCGCGCGTCATCGCGATTGGCCGCGCGATAATTTCTCTGACCGCTCGCGCGGTCGTCCGGCCGCTTCTCGAATCTCTGCGTGTTGCGCGGACGTTCGTCCCGTCCCTCGGCTCCCCGCTCACGCGGCGCTCGCGTCGCCGGACGCGCGCCGCGCTGTTCGGGCGCGGCCCGGTCGTCGCGGCGCCGCCCCTCCTCGCGCGGGTAACGCTCTCCGCGCGGCGTGCTTTCGCGCGAGGGACGCTCCGATCGCGGCTTCGGGTGTTGCGGCGCGCCGTCGGCGCGCATCGCCTCGAAGCGCCGGGCGTTGCGCGAAGGCGCCGCCGCCTCGTCGCGCCGCCTCGTCGGAGTCACCCGCTCCACGGCGACGGCGCGGCCCTTGCGGTCGGCGACCGCGCCGCGCGTCACGCGCGCCCGCGGTCCGGCGTCGCGTCGCTCGTCCTGCTCTTTGCGCAGCGTGGAGATATGTTTGCGCGGACGCTTCTCGGCGCGCTGACGAATCTCCTGCTGCTCCGCCGGCGCCTTCTCGCGCAACGGCGCGGCGAAATCGACGCCGGCGAGTTCGGCGAGCGATTTGCCCAATTGCTCACGCAGCGTCCTCAATCGAACTTCTTCGACAGCGCCTTCCGCGAGATCGCCAAGCTGGAAGGGCCCGTATGACACGCGAATGAGCCGCGTCACGTCGAGCCCGAGATGGGCCATGACGCGCTTGATCTCGCGATTCTTGCCTTCGGTGAGGCTCATCGCGATCCAGGCGTTGGCGCCTTGTTCGCGCTCGAGCCGCGCCTCGATCGGCGCATAATGGACGCCGTCGATCGTCACGCCGTCGCCCAATGAATCGAGCTGCGCCTGATCGATCGCGCCATGCGCCCGCACGCGATAGCGCCGCGTCCAACCGGTCGCGGGCAATTCGAGCGTGCGCGCGAGGCCGCCGTCATTCGTGAGCAGCAGCAGCCCCTCGGTATTAATGTCGAGCCGGCCGACGCTGACGAGCCGCGGCAAGTCGGGATGGCGTTCGTCAAGATAGGAGAACACCGTGGCGCGGCCTTCTTCGTCGCGTGCGGTGGTGACATAGCCGGCGGGCTTGTGGAACAGAAAGAGTCGCGTGCGCTCGCGCGCCTGCATTGGCGCGCCGTCGATGGTGATGGCGTCGCTGTCGCTGACATTGAAGGCGGGACTCGTTTGTACGCGGCCGTTGACGGCGACGCGGCCGTCCGCGATCCAGCGCTCCGCGTCGCGGCGCGAACAGACTCCGGCGCGCGCCATAACCTTGGCGATGCGATCGCCTTCGAAGGCGCCTTCGCGGGGCGCGGGCGCAGGCGCGGCGGCGCGCTGCTTGGCGGGGGACTTGGCGGCGGGCTTACCGGGGCGCTTGCCGCGCGCGCTTTCGGCGTCGCGCGAGGCGGGCTTGTCCGAGCGAGGTTTGTCGAATCGTGGTTTGTCAAGGCGAGGCTTGTCGAAGCGTGGCTTTGCGGGCCTCGTGTCTTCGCGCGCGGCATGTGCGGCCGGCGTCTTCTTGGCGGGCCGGCGCAAGGGCCGATCGCCGCCGGCGGAGCCGGTGCGGGTATTTCGGTTCTTTTCAGTCATGAGTTCTGATAGCAGGCGCCAAGCGCGCTTTGAAGCGGGGTTCGCTTAAGAGATGCAAATGAATGGCAAGGACCCTTTCAGCGCCGCCTTCGAGCAGGCGCGGACTGCCGCGGCGGCGGGCGAAGTCCCGGTCGGCGCGGCGCTTGCGCGCAATGGCGACATTATCGCCGCCGCCGGAAATCGCACGCTGCGCGATCGCGATCCGACGGCGCACGCCGAAATGCTCGTGATTCGCCAAGCCTGCGCCGCACTCGGCTCGGAGCGCCTCGTCGACTGCGATCTCTATGTGACGCTCGAGCCTTGCGCCATGTGCGCGGCCGCGATTTCCTTCGCGCGCATTCGGCGGCTCTATTATGCGGCAAGCGATCCGAAAGGAGGCGCCATCGAGCACGGGCCGCGATTCTTCGCGCAGCCGACCTGCCATCATCGGCCCGAGGTCTACGGCGGCATTCGCGAAAGCGAGGCGGCGCAACTCCTTCGCGACTTCTTTCAGGCGCGTCGATGAGCTTCGAGTCGTAGCGCCGCCTGCGCCAGTCCCTGGCGCAGCGTGTCGCGGCAGGCGTCGCCGGCGGCGAAAATGCGCGACGCCTTGAAGAGGTCCAGCGCGAGATATTGATGCACTTCCGGTCGGATGAGCACGTCGGGCGGCCGCTCGGCGATCATCCGCGAGCTGATCGCGTTCATCATGATCTGGCTCGCGACGATCATCGTCTCGAAGGCGGACGGCGGCCCCTTGCCGGTCTCGACCCCGAAATTGCCGGAGACGTCGACGGCGATGACAATGTCGGCAAGGCCCCACAGATGATCGTAGGGAAGAGGATTGACCAATCCGCCATCGACGAAATAGCCGTGATCGCTCGTCGCGGCGCGCACGATGCCCGGAATCGCCATCGATCCGGCGACGGCGGGACGCAATGCACCCGTGGCGAAGACCGCCTCGATACGGCGGCGAAAATCGGTGGCGACGACCTGCAGCGGAATGCGCAGATCTTCGAAGCGTTCCGGCACGCCTTCGGGCCAGAACGCCTGAAGAAAGCGCTCGCCATCAAACAGCAGCGGATGCGCCACGCGGGACAGCAGCCGCTTTCGTCCGCGCGCCCGAGCGTGAAGCAGCCGGCGCGCGAGTCCGATGCGGTTCTTGAGGAGAGCCTGGGTGTGGGCGCGCAGCTCCGCGCCCGAGAAGCCTGCGGCATAGGCGGCGCCGACGATGGCGCCGATCGAGGCGCCGGCGATGGCGACCGGCCGCACGCCGAGCTCATCGAGCGCTTCAAGCACGCAGATATGGGCAAGCCCGCGGGCGCCGCCGCCGCCAAGGGCGAGCGCGACGGTCTTGCCGCGATAGAGGCTCACAGGAATTTCTCCAGGGCGGCGAGCGTCTCCGCCGGCGTTTCCTCCATTGGATAAAGGCCGGAGTCGACGCGCGACTCGGCGATATCGTCGCCCCATTCGCGCCACGCGGCGACGAGCGAGGGGCCGTTCGCCGGGAATGTCGCCTCGCCGGCGACAAGGAGCGTCGGCATGGCGAGCTTCTTGCCCTCGGCCTTGTCGGCCGCGAGATGCTCGCGATCGATGGTCGCGCCGGCGCGGAAATCCTCGCAGAAGGCGTGAATGCGCGCCGGGTCGTTGAAGGCCTGGCGATAGGCGGCGAGCGCCTCCGCGCCGAACGGCTCCAGCGACTTCGCCTTGGTTGCGTTCTTCAGCGCGTCATCGAGAAAGCCGATCGGATCGAGGCCGATCAGCTCTTCCGGCTTGTGCGCGTCAGCCGCCAGGAAGCGCGCGCGTCCGACGCGCTGCAAATCCCCATCGCCGAAATTGTCATCAATCGGCGCGATATTGATGAGCGCAATCTTATCGAGCCGACCGGGCTGATCGAGCGCGAGGCGCTGGCCGACGCGCGCGCCCCTGTCGTGACCGATGAGCGCGAAGCGCACATGGCCGAGCGACTCCATGACCGCGACGACGTCGGCGGCCATCTCCCGTTTCGTGTAATGCTCTCCCTTTTCGCTCGCCGGAACCGCCGACCAGCCATAGCCGCGCAGGTCCATCGCAACGACGCTGAAGCGTTTGGCGAGCGCCGGCGCAATTTTACGCCAGGCGACATGCGTCTCGCCGAACCCGTGCAACAGAACCAGGGGCCGGCCCTCGCCGTGGACGCGGGCGAATATCTTTCCAGCCGGCGCATCGATCCAATGCGAAGCGAATCCAGGAAAAAAATCTGCGGAATCGGACATTCGTTACAACCATCTCCCTTAGACGTGCGTGTCTGCGCGAACGTTATACAGTATCAGCGCCGACGCTCCCGAAATATATATCGCGGATCGTCAAGCGACTATGTCACGAAGATCGTGCGTCTTGTCTGCTTGAAAAGGAAGCCGAAGCGCTTCTATGTTGAGGAAGGTCAAAAAAAGATATCGAAAGCAACACAGGCAACGGGAGAGACACATGGCAAGCCAGATCGTCAACGAGGTCGTAACGGCGAACAATGCTTACGCCGCCAATTTTGGAAGCAAGAGCGAACTTGCGCTGCCGCCGGCGCGCGGTTTTGCGATCCTGACCTGCATGGACGCGCGCCTCGATCCCGCAAAATATGCCGGCCTGTCGGAAGGCGACGCGCATGTGATCCGCAACGCCGGCGGTCGCGCTTCGGATGACGCGATTCGTTCGCTGATCATTTCGCACAAGCTGCTCGGCACCAATGAATGGTTCGTCATTCACCACACCAATTGCGGCATGGAGCTCTTCTGCGACGAGATCATGAGCGACTTGCTGGATGACAATCTCGCGACGGCGAGTTTCGACGGCGAGAACTGGTCGAACCCGCAACATGGCGGCGGCTGTTCAGCCGGCCACTTCATCAAGTGGCACACGATCGAGAATCAGGAGGAAAGCGTCGCGCAGGACGTCGCGCGCATCCGTTCGCATCCGCTGGTGCCGAAAAACATCCCGATCTACGGCTACATCTATGATGTGAAGACCGGCAAGATCAACGAGGTCGCGGAAGCGACCAAGCTCGGCAAGGCGGCGTAAACCGCATCATCGCAAGGTTCGTCATTGCGCGTCGTCGCTGCGCAATGACGAGCTCATACGCATTCCGGCTGCTCTGTTCGCTTGGGCGATGTCATTCCCGGCGGGCCGAAGGCCTGACTGGGAATCCAGAGAAAGCCCCAGAATGCTGGCCTTGCTCTGGATTCCCGATCGCGCGCGTTGCGCGCGTCGGGAATGACGCCCGAGCCATTCAAGCGGAATTCGTATCACTCCACCGCGCCGCCGCGGGCGCGCCAGCCGCCGGTGCCAGGCGCATAGTGGCATATGTCCTTGCGGCCCACGCTTTGCGCCTGCGCTAGGGCTTTGGCCGAACGCCCGCCCGCCTGGCAAATGAAAACGACGTCGCCCTTCGGCAGCTTCGTCGGATCGAAACTCGAGAGCGGCATGTTCTTCGCCCCCGGCACATGGCCGGCGCCATATTCATGCGGCTCGCGCACATCGACGATGGCGCAGGATTTGTCCGCGACGACGCGGCAGAAATCGTCATGCTCGATCGTTGGCGCGCCGCCGCCGCCGCCCGCGAGTTTCGACAAGAGAGAGCCAAAAGCCATTGTTCGTTCCTTTCTTCTCAGGCTTGCTTTTCGGCGTTGAACTCAGTGAAGGCGGCGAGTGCGTGGCTCGCATACATCACCGACGGTCCGGCGCCCATGTAGATGCTCATGGCGAGCGTCTCCAACACCTCCTCGCGCGTCGCGCCGCGCTGCGACGCGGCTTTGGCGTGGAAAGCGATGCAATCGTCGCAGCGCACCGCGACGCTGACCGCAAGCGCGATCAGTTCCTTTGTCTTGGCGTCGAGCGCGCCTTGCGCGCCCGCCGAGATCGCCATCGCCGAAAAGGCCTTCATCACCTCGGGCGAACCGACGCGCAATTCTCTGATGTCGGCGGAGAGCTTCTTGGCGAGCGCCGCCCAGTCTTCGATCATGAGGCCCTCCTTGTGACTTCATCGTCGCGCAGGACGACATAGATCGCGGGGATGACAAGCAGGGTCAGCGCCGTAGATGAGGCGAGGCCAAAGACCAGCGAGATGGCGAGGCCCTGAAAGATTGGATCGGTGAGGATAAAGGCTGCGCCGATGATCGCCGCGGCGGCGGTGAGAAAGATCGGCTTGAAGCGGACGGCGCCCGCCTCGATCAGCGCCGCGCGCAAGTTCATGCCGCTGGCGCGCAAATGCCGGATGAAGTCGACGAGCAGGATCGAATTGCGCACGACGATTCCGGCGAGCGCGATGAAGCCGATCATCGAGGTGGCGGTGAAGGCGGCGTTGAACAAGATATGGCCGATGACGATGCCGACGAGCGTCAACGGCACCGGCGCCAGGATGACCAGCGGCAGTTTGAACGAGCCGAACTGCGCGACGACAAGAAGATAGATGCCGAGCAGCGCCACCATGAAGGCGGCGCCCATGTCGCGGAAGGTGACATAGGTCACCTCCCACTCGCCGTCCCAGAGTAGAGTGGGCTTGGAATCATCGAGCGGCTGGCCGTGATATTTGATCGTCGGTGGGCCTGACGTTCCCCAATCGATCTTATTGATCGCGTCTTCGACCGCGAGCATCCCATAGATCGGCGCTTCGAAACGTCCGGCGACCTCGGCGCTGACCATTTCGGCGAAGCGGCCGTTGTGACGGAAGATCGGATAGGAGCCGAGTTCGCGCGTCGCCTTGACGACGTCGCCGAGTTCGACATTGGCGCCCTGACGCGCCGTGCCGCCGGCAGGCAGCGGCGTCGACAGGATGCGTTCGCTCGGCGTCATCGCCCCGCGCGGCAACGCCACGGAAATGTCGATGGGCTTCGCGCCGCCGCCTTTTTGCGAAAAGCCGATCTTCACGCCGCCGACCAGGGCGCCGATCGTGTCGTAGACGGCGCGCTCTTCGACCCCGTGATATTCGAGCGCTTCCTGATCAATCTCGAAGCGCAGGCGTTCGGCGCGCTGGCCGAAGCTGTCGTCCGTATCGACGACGAAATCGACCGCGTCAAAAGCCTTGCGCACTTTAGCCGCGAGATCGCGTCGCGACCGCGCATCCGGACCATAGACTTCGGCGAGCAGCGTCGACAGCACGGGCGGGCCCGGCGGCACTTCGACGACCTTGATCGCGGTATGCTCCGGCGCGGGCAAGCCTTCGAGCCGCTTGCGAATATCGAGCGCGATCGCATGGCTGGCGCGGCTGCGCTCGGCCTTCGGCTGCAGATTAATCGCCAGATCGCCCATCTCCGGCGCTTTGCGCATATAATAATGCCGCACGAGACCGTTGAAGTTGAACGGCGCGGCCGCGCCCGCGTAGGACTGAACCGAGGTCAGCTCCGGAATGTCCTTCAGACGCTCGGCCGCCGCCGTCAGCACCCGGTCCGTTTCTTCGAGCGAAGCGCCGCGCGGCAGGTCGACGACGACGGCGATCTCCGACTTGTTGTCGAAGGGCAGCAGCTTGACGCGCACGGTTTTCGTCACGAAAAGCCCCATCGAAAGAAGCGTCGCGATGCCGACGGCCGCTAGAAACCATTGCGAGCGCTTGCGGCCTTTCAGCAAGGGCGTCGCCACGCGCACATAGAAATTGCCCATGGGCCCGCGTTCATGCGCGTGATCGACGCCGTCGCCGCTCTCCTGCGCGAAACGCTTGCCGGCGACCTTGAGCAGAAGCCAGGGCGTAATGGTCATGGCGACAAAAAAGGAAAAGATCATCGCGAGCGAAGCGTTCGCGGGAATGGGGCTCATATAGGGCCCCATCAGACCGGAGACGAACATCATCGGCAGCAGCGCGGCGACGATGGTGAGCGTCGCGACGATGGTTGGATTGCCGACCTCCGCCACAGCCTCGACAGCCGTATCGATCAGACTGCGGGAGCCGCGCATATGCCAGTGGCGCACGATGTTTTCAACGACGACGATGGCGTCGTCGACCAGAATGCCGATCGAGAAGATGAGCGCGAAAAGACTGACGCGATTGATCGTGTAGCCCATCAGCCATGAGGCGAAGAGCGTGAGCAGAATCGTCGTCGGGATGATGACGAAGACGACGACGCCCTCGCGCCAGCCGACCATCACCACGATGAGCGCGACGATCGAGACGGTCGCAAGCGCGAGATGGAAAAGCAGCTCGTTGGCCTTTTCGGTGGCCGTCTCGCCATAGTCGCGCGTCACCGCGATCTCGATGTCGTCGGGGACGATGCGGCCCTTGACCGCCTCGAGCCGATGGATGATCTCGTCAGCGACGATCACGGCGTTGGCGCCCTTGCGCTTGGCGATGGCGATGCTGACGGCGGGACGCTTATCGAGACCGCCCGCTGCGTTGCGGGTCATGGTCCAGCTGCGCCGGTCAGGCTCGGCGGCGCCGACGCGCACATCGGCGACGTCTTTTACATAGACGGGCCGTCCGTCTCTCGTGGTCAGCAGCAGCAGGCCGACATCGGGAACGCCTTGAAGGGTCTGGCCGGCGACGACCGGCACGGCGCGATTGGCCTCGCGAAACGCGCCGACGAGAAAGGAGCGGTTGGCGTTGCTCAGCTTGTCGATGAGCTGATTGAGCGTCACCCCATATTGCGACAGGCGCTCCGGATCGGGCTCGACGCGGATCTGATTGGGGCTGCCGCCGACGATATAGCTCAGGCCGACGTCATTGACCTTGGTGAGGTCGTGCTGCAATTCCTCGGCGACCTGATAGAGGCCGTTGTCGGTCCACCGATCGGCGCGCTCGGGCTTCGCGGAGAGCGTCAGCACGACGATCGCCACGTCATCGATGCCACGGCCGACGATCAGCGGCTCGGGAATGCCCTTCGGCAATTCGCCGATATTGGCGCGTATCTTGTCGTGAATGCGCAGCACGGCGTTGTCCTGCGGCGTGCCGACATAGAAGCGCGCGGTGACGACCACATTGTCGTCGCGCGTCTGCGAATAGACATGCTCGACGCCGTTGACGCCCTTGATGATGTCCTCGAGCGGGCGCGTGATGAGTTCGATCGCGTCTTCAGCCTTATAGCCGTTGGCCGACACCATGATGTCGACCATCGGCACGGAGATTTGCGGCTCCTCCTCGCGCGGCAGCGAGCGCAGCGCGATCAGTCCAACGAGGATCGAGGCGAGCAGCAGGAGCGGCGTCAGCGGCGAATTGATGAAGACGCGGGTCAGCGTGCCGGAAATGCCGGGGCGAAATTCATCGCTCATGGCGTCGACACCACGTCGCCGTCATGGAGGCCGGAAAGAATCTCGACGCCGTCGCCGTGCGCTTCGCCAAGCTGAATGACGACTTCTTCGCCGGAGGCGAGTCGGACGAAATCCACGCCGGCGCGTCGATAGACCGCGTTGCGCGGGATGATGATCGTGTCGCGCTTGCCCGTCGTGACGTAAACCCGCGCCCGTTCGCCGACGAAATAGTCGCCGAGCCCGACGACGTCGACGTCGGCGATGACGCGGCCGCCCTGAATTTCGGGATAGACGATGCGCACGCGACCTTGCTTGCGTCCGCCGCCCGCCTCTTCGTGCAGGCCGCGCGCGCCGATCTCGACCTTGTCGCCGGCGCGCATGAAACGCGCGTGGCGTTCGGGCAATTGCAGACGCAGGATATATTTGTCTTCGGCGATCGTCGCGATGGTTTCGCCCGGCATGACAACGCGGCCGACGGAAACCGGAATGGTGAGGATGCGGCCAGGCCCCGGCGCGCGCACCGAGCCCTCCGCCGCCTGCTGTTCGATCACGCTGCGGTCGGAGCGCAGCGCCGAGAGGTTGCGGTCGGCGACGTCGAGCGCCGTCTTCGCCTGATCAAACAGCGCCTTGGTATAGACTCCGCGCCGAAACAGCTCCTGCGCACGGTCGAAATCGCCCTGCGCCTTCTCGCGCTGCGCCTGCTGAGAGCGGATGCGCTGATCGAGCGCCTGCATCTGCAGAAAAAGCTTCTGATCGACGACCGAAGCGATCTCCGCGCCGCCGGCGACGTCATCGCCCTCTTTGATCTTGAGCGCGCTCACAGTGCCGCCGATCCGCGCCCGCGCCGTCAACTGATGCGCCGGCTCGACCGAGGCGACGACCGCCTTGAGGTCCTCCACCGGGGCGACCCGGACTGTGACCTCTCCGGCATTCGCGCCCAAGGAAACGCCCAAGGAATACGTCAGCGCTGCGAGGAGCGCCGTCGGCGCAAGATTAGAGCGGCCCATCTGTCTCATGCGCTAATTTATATGCATAAAACATAAATTAGCAACCGCGAATTTAATGCCCGTGCGCGCCTGTCCTTGTAAAAAAGAAAGGGCGATAAAACAGAAAGGGCGGCGCGCCGCCCTCGAACTCTTCGTGTGAGATTTGTCAGCCCCAAAGGTTGCACCAGCCGCGCGCGCTGACGGGACCGCTCACCACGCCGCACCCCGAGGGCGCGTTGAAGTAGGAACAATTGGCGCAGCTTTGCCGGCCGTTTGGCGCGCCGCGATAGGCGGCGGCGGCTTTGCTCGTCCTGGCTTGCGCCCTCGTCGCTGAGCCAACCCCTGCGATGGCGGCGCCCAACATCAAAAGCAATGATCGACGCGTCGGCGCGCGAAATTCAATCATTCGAGCCTCCCTGGCCAATTCGCTCGATGTCGCACGATCCGATTAAATTAGGCGTACATCATATACCGGCGAGGCCTTCTTGAATGAATGCGACATATCGCTCTTAGCGCTTCGCCCTTGGCGCCTCGCCCTTGGCGCGTCCCACACGGCGCGTCCCACTGGCGCGTTTCCGGCTTGACAATTATATTCAATAATCATAATTTAGGAACTATGAATGTAAATCTGCTTGCGCTCGCGCCGAAAGCTGCGGAGGCCGAAAGCTTTCTCAAGGCGCTCGCCAATCGCCATCGGTTGATGGTGCTCTGCCAGTTGCATGGGGGCGAACTCTCGGTGACAAAGCTGCAGGAGGCGATCGGGCTCAGCCAATCATCGCTGTCGCAGCACCTTGCGCGGCTGCGCGAGGACAAGCTCGTCAAGACCCGCCGCGAATCGCAGACGATTTACTATTCCTTGGCCGACGGCAATGTCTCGCGGATCATCGGACTGCTCTATGAAATGTTCTGCGCCGAGCAGTGCGGCAAGCCGGCCAAACCGCGCGCGCGCGTCAAATCGAAGGAACTCACGCGATGAGCATTCGTCATGAGCATTGATCGCATCGTTATGGCCTTCGCCGGGACCATGATCCTCCTGAGTCTGCTCTTGGCGCAGTTGTTCAGTTCGTGGTGGCTCTTGCTCACCGCTTTCGTCGGCGTCAATCTG
This window of the Methylocystis hirsuta genome carries:
- the rsmD gene encoding 16S rRNA (guanine(966)-N(2))-methyltransferase RsmD; translation: MRIVGGALRGRALSGPRSQAIRPTSERLRESVFDILAHRFGDPVAGANVVDLFAGAGALGLEAVSRGAARALFVDDGAEARALLRANIEALGLGGVTRIFRRDATKLGAAPAGETFSLAFLDPPYGKDLATQALIALVDGGWLAPDAIVVVEESARAQINLPPNLLREDERRYGDTQFVFARYIR
- a CDS encoding pseudouridine synthase → MTEKNRNTRTGSAGGDRPLRRPAKKTPAAHAAREDTRPAKPRFDKPRLDKPRFDKPRSDKPASRDAESARGKRPGKPAAKSPAKQRAAAPAPAPREGAFEGDRIAKVMARAGVCSRRDAERWIADGRVAVNGRVQTSPAFNVSDSDAITIDGAPMQARERTRLFLFHKPAGYVTTARDEEGRATVFSYLDERHPDLPRLVSVGRLDINTEGLLLLTNDGGLARTLELPATGWTRRYRVRAHGAIDQAQLDSLGDGVTIDGVHYAPIEARLEREQGANAWIAMSLTEGKNREIKRVMAHLGLDVTRLIRVSYGPFQLGDLAEGAVEEVRLRTLREQLGKSLAELAGVDFAAPLREKAPAEQQEIRQRAEKRPRKHISTLRKEQDERRDAGPRARVTRGAVADRKGRAVAVERVTPTRRRDEAAAPSRNARRFEAMRADGAPQHPKPRSERPSRESTPRGERYPREEGRRRDDRAAPEQRGARPATRAPRERGAEGRDERPRNTQRFEKRPDDRASGQRNYRAANRDDARFDKRPPRRDGDEARRDTRGAGATRQERPRTFDKRPPRSGEREFSAGERAPRERKFDLPRSGGDARPSRSGGPSRGPHKSPRSGPGKGPAGGRGAPRKGPPKGPFKGPRKGPPKGPRKPRGA
- a CDS encoding nucleoside deaminase; amino-acid sequence: MNGKDPFSAAFEQARTAAAAGEVPVGAALARNGDIIAAAGNRTLRDRDPTAHAEMLVIRQACAALGSERLVDCDLYVTLEPCAMCAAAISFARIRRLYYAASDPKGGAIEHGPRFFAQPTCHHRPEVYGGIRESEAAQLLRDFFQARR
- a CDS encoding patatin-like phospholipase family protein, with the translated sequence MSLYRGKTVALALGGGGARGLAHICVLEALDELGVRPVAIAGASIGAIVGAAYAAGFSGAELRAHTQALLKNRIGLARRLLHARARGRKRLLSRVAHPLLFDGERFLQAFWPEGVPERFEDLRIPLQVVATDFRRRIEAVFATGALRPAVAGSMAIPGIVRAATSDHGYFVDGGLVNPLPYDHLWGLADIVIAVDVSGNFGVETGKGPPSAFETMIVASQIMMNAISSRMIAERPPDVLIRPEVHQYLALDLFKASRIFAAGDACRDTLRQGLAQAALRLEAHRRA
- a CDS encoding alpha/beta fold hydrolase; this translates as MSDSADFFPGFASHWIDAPAGKIFARVHGEGRPLVLLHGFGETHVAWRKIAPALAKRFSVVAMDLRGYGWSAVPASEKGEHYTKREMAADVVAVMESLGHVRFALIGHDRGARVGQRLALDQPGRLDKIALINIAPIDDNFGDGDLQRVGRARFLAADAHKPEELIGLDPIGFLDDALKNATKAKSLEPFGAEALAAYRQAFNDPARIHAFCEDFRAGATIDREHLAADKAEGKKLAMPTLLVAGEATFPANGPSLVAAWREWGDDIAESRVDSGLYPMEETPAETLAALEKFL
- a CDS encoding carbonic anhydrase produces the protein MASQIVNEVVTANNAYAANFGSKSELALPPARGFAILTCMDARLDPAKYAGLSEGDAHVIRNAGGRASDDAIRSLIISHKLLGTNEWFVIHHTNCGMELFCDEIMSDLLDDNLATASFDGENWSNPQHGGGCSAGHFIKWHTIENQEESVAQDVARIRSHPLVPKNIPIYGYIYDVKTGKINEVAEATKLGKAA
- a CDS encoding rhodanese-like domain-containing protein, encoding MAFGSLLSKLAGGGGGAPTIEHDDFCRVVADKSCAIVDVREPHEYGAGHVPGAKNMPLSSFDPTKLPKGDVVFICQAGGRSAKALAQAQSVGRKDICHYAPGTGGWRARGGAVE
- a CDS encoding carboxymuconolactone decarboxylase family protein, with product MIEDWAALAKKLSADIRELRVGSPEVMKAFSAMAISAGAQGALDAKTKELIALAVSVAVRCDDCIAFHAKAASQRGATREEVLETLAMSIYMGAGPSVMYASHALAAFTEFNAEKQA